The Saccharopolyspora gloriosae genome window below encodes:
- a CDS encoding putative cobaltochelatase: protein MTAPASPRFPFTAVVGHDDLRLALLLNAVHPRIGGVLVRGEKGTAKSTVVRALASLLPALDVVPGCRFGCAPDRPDPQCPDGPHAEITGVRRPAELVELPVGATEDRLVGSLDLERALTEGVSAYQPGLLAAAHRGVLYVDEVNLLHDHLVDLLLDAAAMGRAHVEREGVSVTHAASFLLVGTMNPEEGELRPQLLDRFGLTVQVAASRDVATRTEVVRRRLAFEADPAGFAARWADADADLARRITEARSRVESVRLPDAELRRISALCASFDVDGMRADLVLARTAVAHAAWRGADAVAESDVEAAARLALPHRRRRDPFDEPGVEEDQLQQALNDAAQHAQDQPGDDRGSAQDDGGEEPPDGPDDGPGGPGGGAPDGGPDDGPDGPGGGEAQTPPEAPAPNGDGGSRQDDGNGRAPASKPPAAPAPAFRARLLEVPGVGEGAPGRRSRARSRSGQTVRSSTVDGHGVHLPSTLIAAAPHQRARGRSGPGLVLHRGDVRKSVREGREGNLVLFAVDASGSMAARERMSAVSGAVLSLLRDAYQRRDKVGVVTFRGEDAELALPPTSSVEIAATRMRDLRTGGRTPLATGLLKVRQVVTTERTRDPRRRPLLVLLTDGKSTVPAGGGGTGRARAQQAVRDSMRAAGLLAGLGVASVVVDCEQGMVRLGLAGQVATALGGACLRLEELSADAVAGVVRAARDTAARAA from the coding sequence ATGACTGCTCCCGCGAGCCCGCGCTTCCCGTTCACCGCGGTGGTCGGGCACGACGACCTGCGGCTGGCGCTGCTGCTGAACGCGGTGCACCCGCGCATCGGCGGTGTGCTGGTGCGCGGCGAGAAGGGCACCGCGAAGTCGACGGTGGTGCGCGCCCTGGCGTCGCTGCTGCCCGCGCTGGACGTCGTGCCCGGCTGCCGCTTCGGCTGCGCCCCGGACCGGCCCGACCCGCAGTGCCCGGACGGCCCGCACGCCGAGATCACCGGGGTGCGGCGGCCCGCGGAACTGGTCGAGCTGCCGGTCGGCGCCACCGAGGACCGGCTCGTCGGCTCGCTCGACCTGGAACGCGCGCTGACCGAGGGCGTCAGCGCCTACCAGCCCGGTCTGCTGGCGGCGGCGCACCGCGGCGTGCTCTACGTCGACGAGGTCAACCTGCTGCACGACCACCTCGTGGACCTGCTGCTGGACGCGGCGGCGATGGGCCGCGCGCACGTGGAGCGCGAAGGCGTGTCGGTCACGCACGCGGCCTCGTTCCTGCTGGTGGGCACCATGAACCCGGAGGAGGGCGAGCTGCGTCCGCAGCTGCTCGACCGGTTCGGGCTCACCGTGCAGGTCGCGGCGTCGCGCGACGTGGCGACGCGCACCGAGGTGGTGCGCAGGCGGCTCGCGTTCGAGGCGGACCCGGCGGGTTTCGCGGCGCGGTGGGCCGACGCGGACGCCGACCTGGCGCGGCGGATCACCGAGGCGCGGTCCCGGGTGGAGTCGGTGCGGCTGCCCGACGCGGAGCTGCGGCGCATTTCCGCGCTGTGCGCGTCGTTCGACGTGGACGGCATGCGCGCGGACCTGGTGCTGGCCCGGACCGCCGTGGCGCACGCCGCGTGGCGCGGCGCGGACGCCGTGGCCGAATCGGACGTGGAGGCCGCGGCCCGGCTGGCGCTGCCGCACCGGCGGCGCCGCGACCCGTTCGACGAGCCCGGCGTCGAAGAGGATCAGCTGCAGCAGGCGCTCAACGACGCCGCCCAGCACGCGCAGGACCAGCCGGGCGACGACCGGGGTTCCGCGCAGGACGACGGCGGGGAGGAACCGCCGGACGGTCCCGACGACGGGCCGGGCGGGCCCGGCGGCGGTGCCCCCGACGGCGGACCGGACGACGGCCCGGACGGGCCGGGCGGTGGCGAGGCGCAGACCCCGCCGGAGGCGCCCGCGCCGAACGGCGACGGCGGCTCGCGGCAGGACGACGGAAACGGTCGGGCTCCCGCGAGCAAGCCCCCGGCCGCGCCCGCACCGGCGTTCCGGGCTCGGTTGCTCGAAGTCCCCGGGGTCGGCGAAGGCGCTCCCGGCAGGCGTTCCCGCGCCCGGTCCCGCAGCGGCCAGACCGTCCGATCCTCCACAGTGGACGGACATGGGGTGCATCTGCCGTCCACGCTGATCGCGGCGGCCCCGCACCAGCGGGCGCGCGGGCGCAGCGGCCCCGGACTGGTCCTGCACCGCGGGGACGTCCGGAAGTCGGTGCGCGAAGGCCGCGAAGGCAACCTCGTGCTGTTCGCCGTCGACGCCTCCGGCTCGATGGCCGCCCGCGAACGCATGTCCGCCGTCAGCGGCGCCGTGCTCTCCTTGCTGCGTGACGCCTACCAGCGCCGGGACAAGGTCGGCGTGGTGACCTTCCGCGGCGAGGACGCCGAGCTCGCGCTGCCGCCCACGTCGTCGGTGGAGATCGCCGCCACCCGGATGCGGGACCTGCGCACCGGTGGCCGCACGCCGCTGGCCACCGGGCTGCTCAAGGTCCGCCAGGTCGTGACCACCGAGCGCACCCGCGACCCGCGCAGGCGTCCGCTGCTGGTGCTGCTCACCGACGGCAAGTCCACGGTTCCCGCCGGTGGCGGCGGAACCGGGCGCGCCAGGGCGCAGCAGGCGGTGCGGGACTCGATGCGCGCGGCGGGCCTGCTCGCCGGGCTCGGCGTGGCGTCGGTGGTGGTCGACTGCGAGCAGGGCATGGTGCGCCTCGGCCTCGCCGGCCAGGTCGCCACCGCACTCGGCGGGGCCTGCCTGCGGCTGGAGGAGCTCTCCGCCGACGCCGTCGCCGGGGTCGTGCGCGCGGCCCGCGACACCGCCGCTCGGGCCGCTTGA
- the cobO gene encoding cob(I)yrinic acid a,c-diamide adenosyltransferase, with the protein MPQGKPSSVPQDGLTTRQRRNRPLLIVHTGEMKGKSTSAFGLALRGWNQGWSIGVFQFVKSAKWKVGEEAAFRALGRLHEETGEGGPVEWHKMGEGWSWARKQGSEEDHAAAALEGWQEIARRIADERHGMYVLDEFTYPLHWGWIDVAEVVETLRDRPGHQHVVITGRNAPQALLDAADLVLETTKVKHPMDAGQKGQKGIEW; encoded by the coding sequence ATGCCTCAGGGAAAGCCGAGTTCTGTTCCGCAAGACGGGTTGACCACGCGGCAGCGGCGCAACCGTCCGCTGCTGATCGTGCACACCGGGGAGATGAAGGGGAAGTCGACCAGCGCGTTCGGACTCGCGCTGCGCGGCTGGAACCAGGGCTGGTCGATCGGCGTGTTCCAGTTCGTGAAGTCGGCGAAGTGGAAGGTCGGCGAGGAGGCCGCGTTCCGCGCGCTCGGCAGGCTGCACGAGGAGACCGGTGAAGGCGGCCCCGTCGAGTGGCACAAGATGGGCGAGGGCTGGTCCTGGGCGCGCAAGCAGGGCTCCGAAGAGGACCACGCGGCGGCGGCGCTGGAGGGCTGGCAGGAGATCGCCCGCCGGATCGCCGACGAACGCCACGGCATGTACGTGCTCGACGAGTTCACCTACCCGCTGCACTGGGGCTGGATCGACGTCGCCGAGGTCGTCGAGACCCTGCGCGACCGGCCCGGCCACCAGCACGTGGTGATCACCGGGCGCAACGCGCCGCAGGCGCTGCTCGACGCGGCCGACCTGGTGCTGGAGACCACGAAGGTCAAGCACCCGATGGACGCCGGCCAGAAGGGCCAGAAGGGCATCGAGTGGTGA
- a CDS encoding GNAT family N-acetyltransferase translates to MVTLQPLATAVHRAYTADLDAEDFYRMLRLRVDVFVVEQSCPYPELDGRDLENSTRHFWIDSADGYVLGYLRLLEDPDGTFRIGRVATAKEARGLGLGRKLMRAALAEIQRAPATLSAQTYALEFYRGFGFEPSGEEYLEDGIPHVDMHRYPGSLR, encoded by the coding sequence ATGGTGACCCTGCAACCGCTCGCCACCGCAGTCCACCGCGCCTACACGGCCGACCTCGACGCTGAGGACTTCTACCGCATGCTCCGCCTGCGCGTGGACGTGTTCGTGGTCGAGCAGAGCTGCCCGTACCCGGAGCTCGACGGCCGGGACCTGGAGAACAGCACTCGGCACTTCTGGATCGACTCCGCCGACGGGTACGTGCTCGGCTACCTGCGGCTGCTCGAAGACCCCGACGGCACCTTCCGCATCGGCCGCGTCGCCACCGCGAAGGAGGCCCGCGGTCTCGGCCTCGGGCGCAAGCTGATGCGCGCCGCGCTCGCCGAGATCCAGCGCGCCCCGGCGACGCTGTCGGCGCAGACCTACGCGCTGGAGTTCTACCGCGGCTTCGGGTTCGAACCCTCGGGTGAGGAGTATCTCGAAGACGGCATCCCGCACGTCGACATGCACCGATACCCCGGCTCGCTGCGCTGA